In a genomic window of Rhododendron vialii isolate Sample 1 chromosome 12a, ASM3025357v1:
- the LOC131310706 gene encoding probable galactinol--sucrose galactosyltransferase 2 isoform X2: MIQEPSIRPNEDTVTNFITTTLELRFLSLFRFKIWWMIPRVGRLGSEIPMETQFLLFEAKEESALCDENSSVPTTEDTFYILLLPVLDGPFRTSLLGTPSNELHFCIESGDAFVQTNQSNQSIFVNSGHNPFELIKNSIKMLERHMGTFTHIDHKKVPGHLDWFGWCSWDAFYKDVTPQGVKEGIESLLEGGVPPKFVIIDDGWQETVKEFQRDDEPFIEGTFVEESSFAWRLVDIIENSKFRDNDACSDLHEFVTSIKEKYGLKFVYMWHALVGYWGGVLPSSEKMKKYNPKMVYPKQSPGNVGNLRDVAMDSLEKFGIGLIDPEKVYDFYNDLHRYLASCGADGVKVDVQNVLETLGSGHGGRVLLTRKYQYSLEQSIVKNFKDNNIFCCMCHNTDSIYSSKQSAVARASEDFMPREPMFQTLHVAAVAFNSLLLGEIMVPDWDMFHSKHDAAEFHAAARAIGGCSVYVSDKPGIHDFKVLTKLVLPDGYILRARRAGRPTRDCLFIDPVMDGKSLLKIWNMNKFSGIIGVFNCQGAGNWPLKQSPDSESTPLAISGHVSPLDVEYLAEVAGDNWNGDTAVYAFFSGSLLRLPQRGSIDVSLATLQCEIFTISPVKVFSQGIHFAPLGLIDMYNSGGAIEALSSMSEPPGCKIKIKARGCGRFGAYSYSEPRYCTVDTKEAEFTYNTDDGLLTVTLGDDDCNFREIEIVY; this comes from the exons ATGATCCAAGAACCTTCAATCAGGCCAAATGAGGACACTGTCACAAATTTCATAACAACCACATT GGAGTTGAGGTTTTTATCTCTCTTCAGATTCAAAATATGGTGGATGATACCACGTGTTGGGAGATTGGGTAGTGAAATTCCAATGGAAACTCAGTTTCTTCTCTTCGAGGCAAAGGAAGAGTCAGCCCTTTGTGATGAGAACTCATCTGTGCCAACTACTGAGGATACATTCTACATTCTGTTATTGCCGGTTTTGGATGGACCGTTCCGTACAAGTTTACTGGGCACTCCATCAAATGAGCTCCATTTCTGCATAGAAAGTG GTGATGCTTTTGTTCAAACCAAccaatcaaatcaatcaattttcgtAAATTCAGGGCACAATCCATTTGAGCTGATTAAGAATTCTATCAA GATGCTTGAGAGACACATGGGGACTTTTACTCACATCGACCACAAGAAG GTCCCTGGACATTTAGACTGGTTTGGGTGGTGCAGCTGGGATGCTTTCTACAAGGATGTCACTCCCCAGGGAGTCAAAGAGGGCATTGAGAG CTTATTGGAGGGAGGCGTTCCACCTAAATTTGTGATAATTGATGACGGATGGCAAGAGACAGTTAAAGAATTCCAGAGAGATGATGAACCATTTATTGAAGGAACATTCGTTGAAGAATCATC CTTTGCATGGAGGTTGGTTGATATTATTGAGAACAGCAAGTTCAGAGACAATGATGCATGCAGTGATCTCCATGAGTTTGTCACATCCATCAAAGAGAAATATGGACTGAA ATTTGTGTACATGTGGCATGCGTTGGTTGGGTATTGGGGAGGGGTCCTTCCATCATctgagaaaatgaaaaagtacAACCCAAAGATGGTTTATCCGAAGCAGTCCCCCGGCAACGTAGGAAATCTCAGAGATGTTGCCATGGACAGCTTGGAGAAATTTGGAATTGGGCTTATTGACCCTGAAAAAGTCTATGACTTTTACAATGATCTCCATAGGTATCTTGCATCCTGTGGTGCAGATGGAGTTAAGGTGGATGTTCAAAATGTGTTAGAAACCTTAGGATCCGGGCATGGTGGACGGGTCTTATTGACTAGAAAATACCAATATTCACTTGAGCAGTCTATTGTCAAAAACTTCAAAGACAATAACATTTTTTGCTGTATGTGCCACAACACGGACTCCATTTACAG CTCAAAGCAGAGTGCGGTTGCAAGAGCATCGGAGGACTTCATGCCGAGGGAGCCTATGTTTCAGACCCTACACGTCGCGGCAGTAGCTTTTAATAGTCTTCTTCTAGGAGAGATTATGGTGCCTGATTGGGACATGTTCCAT AGCAAACACGATGCGGCCGAGTTCCATGCCGCAGCTAGAGCAATAGGAGGGTGCTCAGTGTATGTCAG TGACAAACCAGGAATACATGACTTCAAGGTACTTACAAAGCTGGTACTGCCAGATGGCTATATTTTAAGAGCTAGACGTGCTGGACGACCTACGCGAGATTGCTTATTCATTGATCCCGTCATGGATGGGAAGAG CTTACTGAAGATTTGGAACATGAACAAGTTCTCCGGTATAATAGGTGTTTTCAATTGCCAAGGGGCAGGAAATTGGCCATTAAAACAAAGCCCCGACTCAGAGTCTACTCCTTTAGCCATCTCAGGCCATGTGAGTCCCCTTGATGTTGAATATCTAGCAGAAGTTGCCGGTGATAATTGGAATGGGGACACTGCTGTATATGCATTTTTTTCAG GATCTCTTTTGAGATTACCGCAGAGAGGAAGTATTGATGTCTCCTTGGCTACTCTACAGTGTGAAATATTCACAATTTCCCCTGTTAAG GTCTTTAGTCAAGGCATTCACTTTGCACCACTTGGATTGATTGACATGTACAACTCCGGAGGAGCAATAGAAGCTCTGAGTAGCATGTCAGAACCTCCTGGATGCAAAATCAAGATCAAAGCGCGAGGCTGCGGCCGTTTTGGAGCCTACTCCTACTCTGAACCAAGATACTGTACGGTGGACACGAAGGAGGCGGAATTTACGTACAACACCGATGATGGACTGTTGACTGTTACACTGGGTGATGATGACTGCAATTTTAGAGAGATTGAAATTGTCTATTAA
- the LOC131310706 gene encoding probable galactinol--sucrose galactosyltransferase 2 isoform X1: MPPPGTNFLKPTSINTRLFRGITTFSSLLHTSSSALSPSPSLSSSSSSSSPTLISESLCNHSTLQLGTTNPLPIRALHNTTTTPTSSNSLSETNPSRREPKMTVTATPCVKDGCLLVNGKVVSTGVPSNVVVSPVSGGAAFLGATSSVPSCRHSFSLGILEELRFLSLFRFKIWWMIPRVGRLGSEIPMETQFLLFEAKEESALCDENSSVPTTEDTFYILLLPVLDGPFRTSLLGTPSNELHFCIESGDAFVQTNQSNQSIFVNSGHNPFELIKNSIKMLERHMGTFTHIDHKKVPGHLDWFGWCSWDAFYKDVTPQGVKEGIESLLEGGVPPKFVIIDDGWQETVKEFQRDDEPFIEGTFVEESSFAWRLVDIIENSKFRDNDACSDLHEFVTSIKEKYGLKFVYMWHALVGYWGGVLPSSEKMKKYNPKMVYPKQSPGNVGNLRDVAMDSLEKFGIGLIDPEKVYDFYNDLHRYLASCGADGVKVDVQNVLETLGSGHGGRVLLTRKYQYSLEQSIVKNFKDNNIFCCMCHNTDSIYSSKQSAVARASEDFMPREPMFQTLHVAAVAFNSLLLGEIMVPDWDMFHSKHDAAEFHAAARAIGGCSVYVSDKPGIHDFKVLTKLVLPDGYILRARRAGRPTRDCLFIDPVMDGKSLLKIWNMNKFSGIIGVFNCQGAGNWPLKQSPDSESTPLAISGHVSPLDVEYLAEVAGDNWNGDTAVYAFFSGSLLRLPQRGSIDVSLATLQCEIFTISPVKVFSQGIHFAPLGLIDMYNSGGAIEALSSMSEPPGCKIKIKARGCGRFGAYSYSEPRYCTVDTKEAEFTYNTDDGLLTVTLGDDDCNFREIEIVY, encoded by the exons ATGCCACCGCCTGGCACCAATTTCCTAAAACCCACCTCCATAAATACCCGCCTCTTCCGTGGCATCACcaccttctcctctcttctccaCACCTCCTCTTCGGCATTGTCcccctcaccctctctctcctcctcctcctcctcttcttctcccacTCTAATCTCCGAATCCCTTTGTAATCACAGCACCCTTCAATTGGGCACTACTAACCCACTTCCGATCAGAGCCCTTCATAATACTACCACTACTCCTACATCGAGCAACTCGTTGTCCGAGACAAACCCATCGAGAAGGGAGCCTAAAATGACGGTCACCGCCACCCCCTGCGTCAAAGACGGCTGCCTGTTGGTGAACGGGAAGGTGGTTTCCACCGGAGTCCCGTCCAACGTCGTTGTTTCCCCGGTGAGCGGCGGGGCGGCTTTTCTGGGTGCGACGTCGTCGGTTCCTAGCTGCCGGCACAGCTTCAGTCTTGGAATCCTCGA GGAGTTGAGGTTTTTATCTCTCTTCAGATTCAAAATATGGTGGATGATACCACGTGTTGGGAGATTGGGTAGTGAAATTCCAATGGAAACTCAGTTTCTTCTCTTCGAGGCAAAGGAAGAGTCAGCCCTTTGTGATGAGAACTCATCTGTGCCAACTACTGAGGATACATTCTACATTCTGTTATTGCCGGTTTTGGATGGACCGTTCCGTACAAGTTTACTGGGCACTCCATCAAATGAGCTCCATTTCTGCATAGAAAGTG GTGATGCTTTTGTTCAAACCAAccaatcaaatcaatcaattttcgtAAATTCAGGGCACAATCCATTTGAGCTGATTAAGAATTCTATCAA GATGCTTGAGAGACACATGGGGACTTTTACTCACATCGACCACAAGAAG GTCCCTGGACATTTAGACTGGTTTGGGTGGTGCAGCTGGGATGCTTTCTACAAGGATGTCACTCCCCAGGGAGTCAAAGAGGGCATTGAGAG CTTATTGGAGGGAGGCGTTCCACCTAAATTTGTGATAATTGATGACGGATGGCAAGAGACAGTTAAAGAATTCCAGAGAGATGATGAACCATTTATTGAAGGAACATTCGTTGAAGAATCATC CTTTGCATGGAGGTTGGTTGATATTATTGAGAACAGCAAGTTCAGAGACAATGATGCATGCAGTGATCTCCATGAGTTTGTCACATCCATCAAAGAGAAATATGGACTGAA ATTTGTGTACATGTGGCATGCGTTGGTTGGGTATTGGGGAGGGGTCCTTCCATCATctgagaaaatgaaaaagtacAACCCAAAGATGGTTTATCCGAAGCAGTCCCCCGGCAACGTAGGAAATCTCAGAGATGTTGCCATGGACAGCTTGGAGAAATTTGGAATTGGGCTTATTGACCCTGAAAAAGTCTATGACTTTTACAATGATCTCCATAGGTATCTTGCATCCTGTGGTGCAGATGGAGTTAAGGTGGATGTTCAAAATGTGTTAGAAACCTTAGGATCCGGGCATGGTGGACGGGTCTTATTGACTAGAAAATACCAATATTCACTTGAGCAGTCTATTGTCAAAAACTTCAAAGACAATAACATTTTTTGCTGTATGTGCCACAACACGGACTCCATTTACAG CTCAAAGCAGAGTGCGGTTGCAAGAGCATCGGAGGACTTCATGCCGAGGGAGCCTATGTTTCAGACCCTACACGTCGCGGCAGTAGCTTTTAATAGTCTTCTTCTAGGAGAGATTATGGTGCCTGATTGGGACATGTTCCAT AGCAAACACGATGCGGCCGAGTTCCATGCCGCAGCTAGAGCAATAGGAGGGTGCTCAGTGTATGTCAG TGACAAACCAGGAATACATGACTTCAAGGTACTTACAAAGCTGGTACTGCCAGATGGCTATATTTTAAGAGCTAGACGTGCTGGACGACCTACGCGAGATTGCTTATTCATTGATCCCGTCATGGATGGGAAGAG CTTACTGAAGATTTGGAACATGAACAAGTTCTCCGGTATAATAGGTGTTTTCAATTGCCAAGGGGCAGGAAATTGGCCATTAAAACAAAGCCCCGACTCAGAGTCTACTCCTTTAGCCATCTCAGGCCATGTGAGTCCCCTTGATGTTGAATATCTAGCAGAAGTTGCCGGTGATAATTGGAATGGGGACACTGCTGTATATGCATTTTTTTCAG GATCTCTTTTGAGATTACCGCAGAGAGGAAGTATTGATGTCTCCTTGGCTACTCTACAGTGTGAAATATTCACAATTTCCCCTGTTAAG GTCTTTAGTCAAGGCATTCACTTTGCACCACTTGGATTGATTGACATGTACAACTCCGGAGGAGCAATAGAAGCTCTGAGTAGCATGTCAGAACCTCCTGGATGCAAAATCAAGATCAAAGCGCGAGGCTGCGGCCGTTTTGGAGCCTACTCCTACTCTGAACCAAGATACTGTACGGTGGACACGAAGGAGGCGGAATTTACGTACAACACCGATGATGGACTGTTGACTGTTACACTGGGTGATGATGACTGCAATTTTAGAGAGATTGAAATTGTCTATTAA